In a single window of the Trichocoleus sp. genome:
- a CDS encoding PAP/fibrillin family protein — protein sequence MMDGETQTSLKAQLLTQIEALGTQNALFPSEAEAIDQQVEQLEQHNPVPHPLHPDALPQLLGHWRLIYASRGTVVTRRLTPFASGLAATGITIEQIWQTLTSAGTGTIVAENGADLKVPLLGNWRLRAAGKWDWQDQEGQVAIVAFDAFAVQARQVLGQPQWQFPELKIPVLEFLRNQAWWRTSYLDADLRVGRGATGNLFVFQKEYQNYPLGD from the coding sequence ATGATGGACGGAGAAACGCAAACCTCATTGAAAGCCCAACTCTTGACCCAGATCGAAGCACTCGGCACTCAGAATGCCCTCTTTCCCTCAGAGGCAGAAGCGATCGATCAACAGGTTGAACAGTTAGAGCAACATAACCCCGTCCCTCATCCTTTGCATCCAGATGCGCTGCCTCAACTGCTGGGGCATTGGCGATTGATTTATGCCTCACGCGGCACAGTGGTTACCCGCAGGCTCACACCATTTGCGTCGGGTTTGGCAGCAACAGGAATCACTATTGAGCAAATTTGGCAGACCTTAACCTCTGCTGGAACAGGCACGATCGTGGCTGAAAATGGGGCTGATCTCAAAGTGCCACTGCTAGGGAATTGGCGACTCCGGGCAGCAGGGAAATGGGATTGGCAAGACCAAGAGGGACAAGTTGCGATCGTCGCCTTTGATGCTTTTGCAGTGCAGGCAAGACAGGTATTAGGGCAACCCCAATGGCAGTTTCCCGAACTCAAAATTCCTGTCTTAGAATTTCTTCGCAATCAAGCCTGGTGGAGAACATCTTACCTGGATGCGGATTTGAGAGTGGGACGGGGCGCAACCGGAAATTTGTTTGTGTTTCAGAAAGAGTACCAAAATTACCCTTTAGGGGACTGA
- the grxC gene encoding glutaredoxin 3 — protein sequence MAAQVEIYTWSTCPFCIRAKALLDRKGVQYTEHCIDGDEPARAEMAKRAHGKRSVPQIFINGQHVGGCDDIHALNAQGKLDPLLQGA from the coding sequence ATGGCTGCTCAAGTTGAGATTTATACCTGGAGTACCTGTCCCTTCTGTATCCGAGCAAAAGCCTTGTTGGATCGCAAAGGCGTGCAATACACCGAACATTGCATTGATGGAGATGAACCGGCTCGGGCTGAAATGGCAAAACGAGCTCATGGAAAGCGATCGGTTCCTCAAATTTTTATTAACGGGCAGCATGTAGGTGGCTGCGATGATATCCATGCTCTCAATGCTCAGGGAAAGCTTGATCCACTGCTGCAAGGAGCATGA
- a CDS encoding PPC domain-containing protein has product MIKLPMSKSFSLMLPTMLIAIGMSAVSATAQTSPLYNPIPLPSSNEVTDTLSEKDIPTGTGGFSRDYAVQFKEGDQVVIDLTSDQFDTILTLIGPDGATVGENDDGPDGTTNSLLFTRVTRPGNYVVRVAPYAGQGLGSFNLKVTRLRPI; this is encoded by the coding sequence ATGATTAAGTTGCCGATGTCGAAGTCTTTTTCTTTGATGCTGCCTACAATGCTGATCGCGATCGGCATGAGTGCTGTGTCTGCGACTGCCCAAACTTCGCCGCTCTATAACCCAATTCCGCTGCCGTCCAGTAATGAAGTAACAGATACGCTCAGCGAAAAAGACATTCCTACTGGGACAGGTGGTTTCTCCCGCGATTATGCAGTGCAGTTCAAGGAAGGAGATCAGGTCGTAATTGACTTGACCTCAGACCAGTTCGATACGATTCTGACGTTGATTGGACCAGATGGTGCAACCGTGGGTGAAAACGATGATGGACCCGATGGCACAACAAACTCTCTCCTGTTTACCCGCGTTACTCGCCCCGGCAACTATGTTGTTCGCGTTGCCCCTTATGCAGGACAAGGGTTAGGCAGCTTTAATCTCAAAGTGACACGCCTTCGCCCCATCTAA
- a CDS encoding ABC transporter substrate-binding protein gives MSLWNSLHPAGISRRKFIQYGTIAVGSGIVTACTGQSADQSTTASPSAAASPASGSLTKVTYGTNWYAQAEHGGFYQAVAQGIYRDHGLDVTIKMGGPQVNGTQLLMGGAIDFFMGYSSDAIKAIEEGIPKVTVAAIFQKDPQVLLAHPETGAKSLADLKGKPIFISAASNVTYWPFLKAKYAFSDSQKRPYNFNPGPFLADKNSVQQGYLSSEPLAIEKEGGFKPLVFLLADAGYSPYSTTIECKRELTEKNPDLVQRFVDASIKGWYSYLEGDPTKANELIKKDNPKMTDEQLTYSIAKMKEYGLATSGDAGTQGIGAMTDDRWKAFFDTMAAQGVFKPATDYKQAYNLQFVNKGVSAYQSKS, from the coding sequence ATGAGCCTTTGGAACTCGTTACACCCAGCTGGAATCAGCCGCCGCAAGTTTATTCAGTACGGCACGATCGCCGTGGGCAGTGGCATTGTGACAGCTTGTACGGGTCAATCTGCCGATCAGTCAACGACCGCGAGTCCTAGTGCGGCTGCCAGCCCTGCCAGCGGCTCACTCACCAAAGTCACTTACGGAACAAACTGGTACGCCCAGGCAGAACATGGCGGGTTTTATCAAGCAGTGGCTCAGGGAATTTATCGCGATCATGGCTTGGATGTCACGATCAAAATGGGGGGTCCTCAAGTCAACGGCACTCAACTCCTGATGGGTGGTGCGATCGATTTCTTCATGGGCTACTCGTCGGATGCCATTAAAGCGATCGAAGAGGGCATTCCCAAAGTCACAGTTGCCGCCATTTTCCAGAAAGATCCGCAGGTGCTACTGGCACATCCAGAAACAGGCGCAAAGTCTCTAGCAGATTTGAAAGGCAAGCCCATTTTTATATCGGCTGCGTCAAACGTCACCTACTGGCCCTTCCTCAAAGCGAAGTATGCCTTTAGTGACAGCCAAAAGCGCCCCTATAACTTTAATCCGGGTCCTTTTCTGGCAGATAAAAACTCGGTGCAGCAGGGATATCTAAGCTCTGAACCACTGGCGATCGAAAAAGAGGGAGGCTTCAAGCCACTGGTGTTCCTGCTGGCAGACGCTGGCTATTCGCCCTATTCCACAACGATCGAATGTAAGCGAGAACTGACCGAGAAGAACCCCGATCTGGTGCAGCGATTTGTTGATGCCTCAATCAAGGGCTGGTATAGCTACCTGGAAGGCGACCCGACGAAGGCAAACGAACTGATTAAAAAAGACAACCCAAAAATGACTGATGAGCAGCTGACGTACAGCATTGCCAAAATGAAAGAATATGGTCTGGCGACTTCGGGAGATGCTGGAACTCAGGGCATTGGCGCAATGACAGACGATCGCTGGAAGGCTTTCTTTGACACGATGGCTGCTCAAGGTGTTTTTAAGCCAGCGACGGACTACAAGCAGGCGTACAATCTTCAGTTTGTGAATAAAGGCGTTAGTGCCTACCAGAGCAAATCTTAG
- a CDS encoding PAS domain S-box protein encodes MSIKQVAAQVSRTVPLQTVLIVPFVLQTLVTVGLVGYFSFKNRQEAVNDLASQLRRELTNRIEGKLQTYTEIPHNINRLNASTFAQSKIDVSAARGEFPLWQQIQIYPTVSDIYCGDRNGSTLGVRRIPADQSIELRSSNASTGYRIYGYSLDRNGQRGRLVSKGSQPFDPRVRPWYQAAAMAGEPVWSEIYADFATRLPTITASTPVYSTADRSLLGVCATDVFLPNEMSRFLANLQIGKTGSAFILERSGRLVATSTEEAIIRRGAASNQLPAVESRDPIVRATAASLRDHYRNLQQIQSVEQLDFDLDGKRQLVQVMPFKDARGLDWLIVTVLPESDFMAKIQQNIQTTVLLCTVALLLGIIICILIARWITKPITNVSRSAKALALGEWNQTLEVERSGDLGELARSFNQMAHQLQTAFAEMQSLNYTLAQNETRLKKFLESVPVGIAVLDAAGRPYYTNQKAIQLLGKGVLPLVTSEQIAEVYQLYVAGTDRPYPAEQLIIVRALNGEKSSVDNIEIHQGDQIIPIESWGTPIFDEAGNVTYAIVAFQDITERKQAERLLADYNQTLKQQVDERTNELSQEKKLLQTIIDHMPVMITLYDADGRVRLINQELEQRLGWSATELENIDLVAESFPDPEEHQIIVDHMLAATGKWMDIKTRTKDDRYIDTSWANIRLSNGMNVGIGQDISARKRAEQASILEERNRMAREIHDTLAQAFTGILLHVRTATKLMPQKAETAQAHLETVDELARTGLTEARRSVAALRPKLLEEGDLLSALEHLATQMKSSTDAHITCEVIGTAYTLSADIENHLLRIGQEALTNAIRYAHATEIHIELVYEEMQCFLRVKDDGQGFDADQVTTSQGFGLLGMSERVEHIGGELIIHSQLGRGTEVVVTVNRE; translated from the coding sequence ATGAGCATAAAGCAAGTCGCGGCTCAAGTTTCCAGGACGGTGCCGTTACAAACCGTTTTGATTGTGCCATTTGTGCTGCAAACTCTGGTAACGGTCGGCTTAGTAGGGTATTTTTCTTTCAAAAATAGACAGGAAGCCGTCAATGATCTTGCCAGTCAACTGCGGCGCGAACTGACAAACCGAATCGAAGGCAAGCTACAAACCTACACTGAGATACCGCACAACATCAATCGGCTCAACGCCAGCACCTTCGCTCAAAGCAAAATTGACGTAAGTGCAGCTAGGGGCGAGTTTCCACTCTGGCAGCAAATCCAAATTTATCCAACGGTTAGCGATATCTATTGCGGCGATCGCAACGGTTCTACTCTCGGTGTGCGACGAATTCCTGCCGATCAGTCGATCGAATTGCGATCGAGCAATGCTTCTACAGGTTATCGCATCTATGGCTACAGCCTCGATCGTAACGGTCAGCGAGGTCGGTTGGTCAGTAAAGGCAGCCAACCCTTCGATCCGCGTGTTCGTCCCTGGTATCAGGCAGCGGCAATGGCAGGCGAGCCTGTCTGGAGCGAAATTTATGCCGACTTTGCGACCCGGTTGCCAACGATCACTGCCAGCACACCTGTCTATAGCACTGCGGATCGATCGCTGCTGGGCGTCTGCGCTACGGATGTATTTTTGCCCAATGAAATGAGCCGATTTTTGGCTAACCTCCAAATTGGCAAGACAGGCAGCGCTTTCATTCTAGAGCGATCGGGGCGACTCGTCGCAACCTCAACCGAAGAGGCGATTATCAGGAGGGGTGCTGCTTCTAATCAGTTGCCTGCCGTTGAGAGCCGTGACCCCATCGTGCGTGCGACTGCTGCTTCTTTACGCGACCATTACCGCAATTTGCAGCAGATTCAGTCTGTGGAACAACTTGACTTTGATCTGGACGGCAAGCGGCAGCTAGTTCAGGTGATGCCATTTAAAGATGCGCGCGGACTCGACTGGCTGATTGTCACGGTGCTTCCCGAATCAGATTTCATGGCGAAGATTCAGCAGAACATTCAGACAACAGTCTTGCTTTGTACTGTAGCTTTGCTGCTTGGCATTATCATCTGCATTTTGATTGCCCGCTGGATCACCAAACCAATCACCAACGTTAGTCGATCCGCAAAGGCACTGGCTCTGGGCGAATGGAACCAGACGTTAGAAGTTGAACGATCGGGCGATTTAGGCGAACTGGCTCGGTCATTCAACCAGATGGCACACCAGCTTCAAACCGCGTTTGCTGAAATGCAGTCTTTGAATTATACCCTCGCCCAAAATGAAACCCGCCTCAAGAAATTTTTGGAGTCCGTTCCGGTTGGCATTGCGGTTTTGGATGCAGCAGGTCGCCCCTACTATACCAATCAGAAGGCAATTCAGCTCTTGGGCAAGGGTGTACTGCCATTGGTCACCTCAGAGCAAATTGCAGAAGTTTATCAACTCTATGTTGCAGGAACCGATCGCCCTTACCCAGCAGAGCAACTCATCATTGTCCGGGCACTGAATGGCGAAAAGTCCAGCGTTGATAATATAGAAATCCACCAGGGAGATCAGATTATTCCAATCGAAAGTTGGGGAACCCCGATTTTTGATGAAGCTGGAAATGTGACCTATGCGATCGTGGCGTTTCAAGACATTACTGAGCGCAAGCAGGCAGAGCGACTTTTAGCCGACTACAATCAAACGCTGAAGCAGCAAGTCGATGAACGAACAAACGAACTCAGCCAGGAAAAGAAGCTTCTACAAACCATCATCGATCATATGCCAGTGATGATTACGCTTTATGATGCTGATGGACGGGTACGGCTGATTAACCAAGAGCTAGAGCAGCGGCTAGGGTGGTCTGCAACAGAACTAGAAAACATTGATTTGGTCGCAGAGTCTTTTCCTGATCCAGAAGAGCACCAAATTATTGTAGACCATATGCTAGCGGCTACTGGAAAGTGGATGGATATTAAAACGCGAACAAAAGACGATCGCTACATTGATACATCTTGGGCAAATATTCGGCTTTCAAATGGAATGAATGTTGGTATTGGGCAAGACATTAGCGCTCGCAAACGCGCTGAACAAGCCTCAATCCTCGAAGAACGTAATCGGATGGCACGAGAAATTCACGATACGCTCGCGCAAGCCTTCACGGGCATCCTGTTGCATGTTAGAACCGCAACTAAACTCATGCCCCAAAAAGCAGAGACTGCACAAGCCCATCTGGAAACTGTGGATGAGTTAGCCCGCACTGGATTGACTGAAGCTCGACGATCGGTTGCGGCGCTGCGACCCAAACTATTAGAAGAGGGAGACTTATTGAGTGCTCTCGAGCACCTGGCGACTCAAATGAAATCTTCTACCGATGCTCATATCACCTGTGAGGTCATCGGTACAGCCTATACGTTATCTGCTGATATCGAGAATCATTTACTCCGGATTGGGCAAGAAGCCCTAACCAATGCAATTAGATATGCTCATGCCACGGAGATCCACATTGAATTAGTCTATGAGGAGATGCAGTGTTTTTTACGAGTGAAGGATGATGGACAGGGATTTGACGCTGACCAGGTAACGACAAGTCAAGGATTTGGCTTATTGGGAATGAGCGAACGGGTTGAGCATATCGGTGGTGAACTCATCATCCACAGCCAGCTTGGTCGAGGTACAGAAGTCGTTGTCACTGTAAATCGGGAGTAA
- a CDS encoding endonuclease/exonuclease/phosphatase family protein: MSRHQFQTNLRYTLNLLGWVYISLIISWFCLRLVFFDRFWWLALLNTLAFYLFLPLALFIPLSVWLRQRHLVIGLAIPIALFVGLFGNLLLPSFFSPTLTPQQAFKVMSFNILWSNQNYAQIAQAVQTANPDIIGLQEVRPPNIAALTTALSNYPYSSFHPPDTYHTVGIFSRFPIISAVPLTNPPMERGLRVVIDVNGKYLAVIVAHLAPNNMPLFPLNEFVSQTKERYARRAMEVEHLKQEIQKRNHPTLVVCDCNMTDTSQTYAQLQTVLADSFSEVGWGLGHTLRVEAFPLPVQRIDYVWHTTDLQAVNVHVGDSGGSDHQPVVATMQFVPR, encoded by the coding sequence ATGTCTCGCCATCAATTTCAGACTAATTTGCGTTATACGCTTAATCTTTTAGGCTGGGTTTATATCAGTTTAATCATCAGTTGGTTTTGTCTACGATTAGTTTTTTTCGATCGATTTTGGTGGCTGGCACTGCTTAATACGCTTGCATTTTATTTATTTTTGCCCCTTGCCTTATTCATTCCCCTCAGTGTTTGGTTGCGTCAACGCCATTTGGTAATCGGGCTTGCAATCCCCATTGCTCTGTTTGTTGGGCTTTTTGGCAATCTGCTTCTCCCATCCTTCTTCTCTCCAACCCTAACGCCACAGCAAGCGTTCAAGGTTATGAGCTTCAATATTTTGTGGAGCAATCAGAATTATGCTCAGATAGCGCAAGCAGTTCAAACCGCTAATCCTGACATCATTGGCTTACAAGAAGTGCGACCTCCGAATATTGCAGCCTTAACGACTGCTTTATCTAACTACCCCTATTCCTCTTTTCACCCGCCAGATACCTATCATACAGTCGGAATTTTCAGTCGCTTTCCGATTATCTCTGCTGTGCCTTTAACGAATCCACCGATGGAACGAGGTCTTCGAGTCGTCATTGATGTCAATGGAAAGTATTTGGCCGTTATCGTCGCTCATCTAGCGCCTAATAATATGCCTCTGTTTCCATTGAATGAATTTGTCAGCCAAACTAAGGAACGGTATGCTCGTCGTGCTATGGAGGTGGAACATCTCAAGCAAGAAATTCAAAAGCGCAACCACCCAACGCTAGTCGTCTGTGACTGTAACATGACGGATACCTCCCAAACCTATGCACAGCTTCAAACAGTTCTGGCTGATAGCTTTTCAGAAGTGGGATGGGGATTAGGGCATACTTTACGAGTTGAAGCATTCCCTCTACCCGTTCAAAGAATTGATTACGTATGGCACACGACTGATTTGCAAGCAGTGAACGTTCACGTCGGAGATAGCGGAGGATCAGATCATCAACCAGTAGTTGCGACAATGCAATTTGTTCCTAGATGA
- a CDS encoding TIGR02391 family protein, with the protein MQTLNLTETQKSLLQWLVEQVRAGMLNEEEIWFAWSFDGTSLVGYQGNVPEVKTTTLDALQSSGCLSCDRSRQHQYKCALTSKAYEAVDFNFGAPNLFAVSHLIPLTEVKHLDPELWERCRFSLSAGGDDPKAWDKAVRTATVVLEERLRKLGRTEAINPDATGEGIVNLIFAGKNPVLSGKLDEKQLKAYRDLYAGMMAVFRNPYAHRIIDPSPEVGGAIIAFINLLLKTLDDVDWDSSGNEV; encoded by the coding sequence ATGCAAACTTTAAATCTAACTGAAACCCAGAAAAGTCTTTTGCAGTGGCTAGTAGAACAAGTACGTGCTGGGATGCTTAATGAGGAGGAAATTTGGTTTGCTTGGTCTTTTGACGGTACAAGTTTAGTTGGTTATCAGGGGAATGTCCCTGAGGTAAAGACAACAACTCTTGACGCTTTGCAGAGTAGTGGTTGTCTATCATGTGACCGAAGTCGTCAACATCAGTATAAGTGCGCTCTAACCAGCAAGGCCTATGAAGCCGTTGACTTTAATTTTGGTGCTCCCAACTTGTTTGCTGTTTCTCACTTGATTCCTCTAACTGAAGTTAAGCATTTAGATCCTGAACTATGGGAGAGATGCCGTTTTTCGTTGAGTGCTGGTGGAGATGATCCAAAAGCTTGGGACAAGGCAGTTCGCACAGCAACGGTGGTGCTAGAAGAACGCTTGAGGAAACTTGGAAGAACTGAAGCTATCAACCCAGATGCTACTGGTGAAGGTATTGTGAACCTCATTTTTGCTGGTAAGAACCCAGTGCTATCTGGCAAACTTGATGAGAAGCAACTCAAGGCATATCGTGATTTATATGCAGGTATGATGGCTGTTTTTCGCAATCCTTACGCACACCGGATTATAGATCCCAGTCCAGAGGTTGGTGGGGCAATCATCGCATTTATCAATTTATTGCTGAAAACATTGGATGATGTTGACTGGGATTCAAGCGGTAACGAAGTATAA
- a CDS encoding patatin-like phospholipase family protein encodes MTGKLLWFLLVPILVVFWLVSPNAVWEYLFLLRLPLLMAAFLLLLPKLAKDWLPAMLKNLFVLRNKWQLASVVVGAIAAGLAVVLDAAIILNNAPARFDLPQWAAVFGLPQVGNLPEYWQYIIAVILSLYICVTAYDLSGENSTKFPKRSRLQGVLIGGGLSAGLLFLVSVTRTRLAADVPLKGALFQLVSILGKEGTAGYIDPRSRELASDHLAMLAFLLVGTVVYLAIGRFYRPEKKSYRSEAPALLFLLLIVTIATVLYGGATFYFDYFRVPVLFLFLVFSALTYLAFGVNHYFHLADFPEESRDRRLMAGEADDFEQILEKRLQHQASERTLVVVCASGGGIQAAGWAAQVLTGLQDVLGESFTKAIGLISSVSGGSVGAMYYLDCFNKDKQVLELNDSHHIFNSATKDSLDAVGWGLAYLDLWRFIGLPFLVPPTDDRGTTVEVDWQGEMKNPKVTKTLATWRKQILNGEIPIPVFNATLVENGERFLITPVTFGKIPQKKFVDFNSLYGKLGYDMSVVTAARLSATFPYVSPICQNDRGIPGKNFHVADGGYFDNSGFVTATEWLDQLLSRSQQPLGIKRVMILQLNAFPEAPSTEAVQGSQGWFMATIGPLLAMFKVRDPVLASRNATEAALLKDRWKGQVDIQYFPIFFPSSDEVPEKLELFNDKGQYRPPLSWRLTDGEKLAIQEAWKAIAKEGTSIKSAKVIQDIRKQWHETWKMPKA; translated from the coding sequence ATGACAGGAAAGCTGCTTTGGTTTTTGCTGGTTCCCATATTGGTTGTGTTCTGGCTGGTTAGCCCGAATGCGGTCTGGGAGTACCTATTCCTGCTCCGCTTACCGCTGCTGATGGCTGCGTTCTTGCTGCTGCTCCCCAAACTGGCGAAGGACTGGCTACCCGCGATGCTGAAGAACCTGTTTGTGCTGCGAAACAAATGGCAGTTGGCATCTGTCGTGGTAGGGGCAATTGCCGCAGGTCTAGCAGTTGTTCTGGATGCCGCCATTATTTTGAATAATGCTCCAGCACGGTTTGACCTACCTCAATGGGCAGCAGTGTTTGGCTTACCGCAGGTCGGAAATTTGCCTGAATACTGGCAGTACATTATTGCCGTCATCCTCAGTTTGTACATTTGCGTTACTGCCTATGACCTCTCTGGAGAGAACTCCACCAAGTTTCCCAAGCGATCGCGATTACAAGGAGTATTGATCGGCGGCGGGTTGAGTGCCGGATTGTTGTTTCTAGTCAGTGTAACGAGAACTCGCTTAGCTGCTGATGTTCCACTAAAAGGCGCACTGTTCCAACTTGTTTCCATCCTTGGCAAGGAAGGCACTGCAGGCTATATCGATCCGCGCAGCCGAGAACTGGCATCAGACCATCTTGCCATGCTTGCCTTTCTCCTTGTTGGCACAGTAGTTTATCTTGCGATCGGTCGGTTTTACCGTCCAGAGAAAAAATCATATCGATCCGAAGCGCCAGCACTTTTATTTTTGCTACTGATTGTCACCATCGCAACGGTGCTTTATGGCGGAGCAACCTTTTATTTTGACTACTTCCGAGTTCCTGTTTTGTTTTTGTTCCTGGTTTTCTCAGCCCTCACATACCTTGCCTTTGGCGTAAACCACTATTTCCATCTGGCTGACTTCCCTGAAGAGAGCCGCGATCGAAGGTTAATGGCTGGGGAAGCCGATGATTTTGAGCAGATTCTAGAGAAGCGGCTTCAGCACCAGGCAAGTGAGCGGACTCTAGTAGTGGTCTGTGCCAGCGGCGGCGGCATTCAAGCGGCAGGATGGGCGGCACAAGTATTGACTGGGCTACAAGACGTATTAGGAGAATCCTTCACGAAAGCCATCGGCTTGATTAGTTCGGTTTCGGGTGGTTCTGTAGGTGCAATGTATTACCTGGACTGCTTTAACAAAGACAAGCAGGTTCTAGAACTCAATGATTCCCACCATATCTTTAACAGTGCCACAAAGGACAGTTTGGATGCCGTCGGTTGGGGACTGGCGTATTTGGATCTCTGGCGATTTATTGGACTTCCTTTCCTGGTGCCCCCCACAGACGATCGCGGTACAACGGTCGAAGTGGACTGGCAAGGCGAAATGAAGAATCCTAAGGTGACCAAGACGTTGGCAACCTGGCGAAAACAAATTTTGAATGGGGAAATTCCCATCCCTGTGTTTAATGCCACGTTGGTTGAGAACGGTGAGCGGTTTCTCATTACGCCCGTCACCTTTGGCAAAATCCCCCAAAAGAAGTTTGTAGACTTTAATTCGCTTTATGGCAAACTGGGCTATGACATGAGCGTGGTAACGGCAGCCCGCTTATCTGCAACCTTTCCCTACGTTTCACCCATTTGTCAGAACGATCGAGGCATTCCTGGCAAAAACTTTCATGTTGCCGATGGAGGATACTTTGACAATTCTGGTTTTGTCACTGCAACAGAGTGGTTAGATCAATTGCTGTCACGATCCCAACAACCGCTGGGAATTAAACGGGTGATGATATTGCAGCTCAACGCCTTTCCTGAAGCTCCCTCAACTGAAGCGGTTCAGGGGAGTCAGGGCTGGTTTATGGCAACGATCGGACCACTCCTCGCGATGTTTAAGGTGCGTGATCCAGTTCTGGCATCTCGTAATGCGACAGAAGCAGCTCTGCTAAAAGACCGCTGGAAGGGACAGGTAGACATCCAGTACTTTCCCATCTTTTTTCCCTCAAGTGATGAAGTACCAGAAAAGCTAGAGTTATTCAACGACAAGGGGCAATATCGCCCACCTCTATCCTGGAGGCTAACAGATGGCGAGAAATTAGCGATTCAAGAAGCCTGGAAAGCCATTGCTAAGGAAGGAACTTCTATTAAGAGTGCAAAAGTAATTCAGGATATCAGAAAGCAGTGGCATGAAACTTGGAAGATGCCCAAGGCATAG
- the gshB gene encoding glutathione synthase: protein MKFAFIIDPIQKLDPGHDTSVALMEAAQTLGHQIWVTEARQLSVAGGKAYGLLQQVQFEPVKLEEGRWVAAPDWYQLGDRALLPLEEMDAVFMRTDPPVNVPYLYATYILDYIDPAKTLVVNAPRGLRAANEKMYALQFTRVIPETIVSQDKQVIRQFVERYGAGVIKPLGGKAGEGILFVQPDDRNFNSLIEISTQQHTYPIMVQTYLPEAKDGDKRVILLNGEPIGAVNRIPTGSEFRGNMAVGGRVASAEITERDRQICLELAPILQRDGLFFVGIDVIGGYLTEVNVTSPTGIREVDRLDGVRLGEQVIQWVMQQRQK, encoded by the coding sequence GTGAAATTTGCCTTCATTATTGATCCCATTCAGAAGCTTGATCCGGGTCACGATACGAGCGTGGCGCTGATGGAGGCAGCACAAACTTTAGGGCATCAAATCTGGGTTACAGAAGCGCGGCAGTTGAGTGTGGCTGGAGGTAAAGCTTATGGGCTACTTCAGCAGGTGCAGTTTGAACCAGTCAAGCTAGAGGAAGGACGCTGGGTTGCAGCTCCAGATTGGTATCAATTGGGCGATCGGGCTCTGTTGCCACTGGAAGAGATGGATGCAGTATTCATGCGGACTGATCCACCCGTTAATGTGCCTTACCTCTATGCGACCTATATTTTGGATTACATTGATCCAGCCAAAACGCTGGTCGTTAATGCCCCACGAGGGCTGAGAGCTGCAAACGAAAAAATGTATGCGCTTCAGTTCACCCGGGTCATTCCTGAGACGATCGTTTCGCAGGACAAGCAGGTCATTCGACAGTTTGTGGAGCGGTATGGAGCAGGCGTGATCAAGCCTTTGGGCGGGAAGGCAGGTGAGGGCATTTTATTTGTGCAGCCCGACGATCGCAACTTCAATTCGCTCATTGAAATCAGCACGCAGCAGCACACTTATCCGATCATGGTGCAGACCTATTTGCCCGAAGCCAAGGATGGCGACAAGCGGGTGATTTTGCTCAATGGAGAGCCGATCGGCGCAGTCAACCGGATTCCTACAGGCAGCGAGTTTCGCGGCAATATGGCAGTGGGAGGGCGGGTTGCTTCAGCCGAAATCACGGAGCGCGATCGGCAAATTTGTCTCGAATTGGCTCCCATACTCCAGCGTGATGGCTTATTTTTTGTCGGCATTGATGTCATTGGCGGCTATTTGACCGAAGTCAATGTCACAAGCCCAACTGGAATTCGAGAAGTCGATCGGCTGGACGGCGTGCGATTGGGAGAACAGGTGATCCAATGGGTGATGCAGCAGCGCCAGAAATAA